The following proteins are co-located in the Salvelinus sp. IW2-2015 unplaced genomic scaffold, ASM291031v2 Un_scaffold4463, whole genome shotgun sequence genome:
- the LOC112077335 gene encoding LOW QUALITY PROTEIN: methyl-CpG-binding domain protein 5-like (The sequence of the model RefSeq protein was modified relative to this genomic sequence to represent the inferred CDS: inserted 15 bases in 12 codons; deleted 1 base in 1 codon) — protein sequence MNGGKDCKGGVSEGVGHTAPVQVPIGWHRKVDPTNGVLYISPSCSVLSCLDQVKSYLLTDGTCKCGLECPLILPKVFNFDPGAAIKQRTAEDVRAXEDVTKLCIHKRKLLAVATLHKTMALPHPALTLTSPGGGTSSTSMVPSHSTNPRAIRNKSHQSLLPNSVVPNCKNPFKMMMAAAAGHRHFPQELGDPPQQLELYPGYPNRQQRLSSEPGPRSSYCSGYGSMLSPGGHGSQLYGPRDGSPLSPSLRSDPLGSPDGFRNNLCGFPGATSSSPIHGANRTPLSPPGMLLHGSPAGTQTSXAMAGRNSTPLSPTATAKSPVMMKKPVCNFPRSPSMDISIRAPFHLNTQPSAPHPGPPSAIPPSCTLQKKQMTSEKDPLXILDPIPSKPSITISQTNSKTNSNFQPSVHSSQVPMMNVNMNNPSSRHRPLPSNLPLPTVNPAXVGHSHGGHMQRTQHQTSITTSMSPSPXHSPVHMSGPVLGSRMEASPQRSRSSSTSSDHGSFALPSGPSQGPCGGMKVPPRXPRPPMPINMPSSPSSAKPDSHPLHQYKDLPXQLLVEMSNQNAINXQHNNPGMYPLPPLWPSIAAPHQAQNQKGQNHPGLLGMPLNQIVNQQNAASFPASXLLSAAAKAQLANQNKHGDNSSETGSRGGGPGRVDGNGGSSGVGHPSCIERPSSSTLNPMLPPNXTMPSIAEAAAAGGQSGRAALRDKLMAQQRDRGDPLLRKRKQQPPGPTAQQPLNHHDSMVFNMLNKPPNMGGGPGPRLPPPSSAEQLRKVARLGAYRPTXPMAQLLQSMSNHNNHHNQHQGPVGPPGPGQMHYSDVAGSCLLEPPSSKNLLAQQRMLGQGEGQGMYCRSMDSGVPHYSSPRFPGLMNQIQANSLVNCGPLGPGGQVGLGPGNMPLSHHPNTNPXPLSHPSQHPHQQQHSHLHAALGRTSMSGRTLGNNDGSCGPTISEPGDPSNLVNCSMASLQPHVINSSSSGGGTQVFQQHHAQQQQLHQGIQRAMQGLPPGYRXSQQPGFPEXNNSSNSHPMACLFQNFQGCLPDNDISVPHSQMISQSGMTSLPESQGMLSHTQFGVSQRGMQQTQGRGLPPGMHGSDRLPSGGVESVDAIYRAVVDAASKGMHVVITTTVSGTTQSSPVPTLSTMTAFTNSVGEPVSINHNLXHSHAAVSHSGQRVAHQEGEQTPTLSQQPRPRQVRAGXPRKNSGQGKSTVSIPEGQGALPEASHQDYFRSPGHGTPRGQWEGETGYPGSLDRGHTAWGGEEFLECSTHVRSSPCMERPGSLAPAPSCPADSAPHEGHHHSLPVPSDKAFLEDGFNRFNNCNRTAVNIVNYKERLDQTVERCAHMNGGGVGPPQVQFSLRGYGVSDPLGPPRQGDLTGDDQSPSSSTSLEGPLVKEYVGHYNGHFNGGCAPSPSDTKSLSSEEDLRQPDSPSSEMLHYRPRTFNMGDLVWGQGFKGFPSWPGKLSGEEAGHNHHHHGRLQLREDSKVRCLRREVKEKYTPTNLVFFHLSLLLTFVPLEMKINVGITTS from the exons ATGAATGGAGGAAAGGACTGTAAGGGAGGGGTCTCAGAGGGGGTGGGGCATACAGCCCCTGTCCAGGTCCCTATTGGCTGGCATCGCAAGGTGGATCCAACTAATGGAGTCCTCTACATCAG TCCCAGTTGCTCGGTGCTGTCCTGTCTAGACCAGGTGAAGAGCTACCTGCTCACAGACGGGACCTGCAAGTGTGGCCTGGAGTGCCCACTCATCCTCCCAAAG GTGTTTAACTTTGATCCGGGAGCTGCCATTAAACAGAGGACGGCTGAGGACGTGAGGG GAGAAGACGTCACCAAGCTGTGTATCCATAAGAGAAAGCTGCTGGCTGTGGCCACTCTACACAAAACTATGGCGCTGCCACACCCTGCTCTGACTCTTACCAGTCCTGGTGGAGGTACAA GTTCAACATCAATGGTCCCGTCACATTCCACGAATCCCCGAGCAATACGGAATAAATCTCACCAGTCACTGCTACCCAACTCTGTGGTTCCGAACTGCAAGAACCCTTTCAAAATGATGATGGCGGCTGCAGCAGGTCACCGGCACTTTCCCCAAGAGCTAGGAGATCCACCCCAGCAGCTAGAGCTTTACCCTGGTTATCCCAACAGACAGCAGAGACTGAGCAGTGAGCCTGGGCCCAGGTCTTCGTACTGCTCTGGCTATGGTAGCATGCTGAGTCCAGGGGGCCACGGCTCCCAGCTCTATGGGCCCAGGGACGGGTCACCACTCTCCCCTAGCCTCAGGTCTGATCCTCTGGGGAGCCCAGATGGGTTTAGAAACAACCTATGTGGCTTCCCTGGAGCCACCAGCTCCAGCCCCATCCACGGGGCCAACAGAACGCCTCTCTCCCCACCAGGGATGCTCCTCCACGGTTCTCCGGCTGGGACCCAGACGTCCTGRGCTATGGCAGGAAGGAATAGCACACCCCTCTCCCCTACCGCCACTGCCAAAAGCCCAGTCATGATGAAGAAGCCTGTGTGTAACTTCCCCAGATCCCCCAGTATGGATATTTCCATACGAGCACCGTTTCACCTCAATACACAGCCCAGCGCCCCACACCCTGGCCCCCCGTCTGCCATACCTCCCTCCTGCACCCTCCAGAAAAAGCAGATGACCTCTGAAAAGGACCCGT GCATCCTAGACCCCATCCCCAGCAAGCCTAGCATCACTATCAGCCAGACAAACTCCAAAACAAACTCCAACTTCCAACCTAGTGTCCACTCCTCTCAGGTACCAATGATGAATGTAAACATGAACAACCCCTCCTCCCGCCATCGTCCCTTGCCAAGcaacctccctctccccactgtCAACCCAG CAGTGGGCCACAGCCACGGAGGTCACATGCAGAGGACTCAACATCAGACCTCCATAACCACCTCCATGTCCCCCTCCCC TCACTCCCCAGTCCACATGTCAGGCCCTGTCCTGGGCAGCAGGATGGAGGCCTCTCCCCAGCGCTCccgctcctcctccacctcctcggaCCACGGGAGCTTTGCTTTGCCCTCAGGCCCCAGTCAGGGTCCGTGTGGCGGGATGAAAGTTCCTCCTC TCCCCCGGCCCCCCATGCCCATTAACATGCCCTCCAGCCCCTCCTCTGCCAAGCCTGACTCACACCCACTCCACCAGTACAAAGACCTAC GTCAGCTGCTGGTTGAGATGAGTAACCAGAACGCTATCA CCCAGCACAACAACCCCGGCATGTACCCCCTGCCACCTCTCTGGCCCTCCATCGCTGCTCCTCACCAGGCCCAGAACCAGAAGGGACAGAACCACCCAGGTCTGTTAGGGATGCCCCTGAACCAGATCGTGAACCAGCAGAATGCTGCCTCCTTCCCCGCCA AGCTACTGTCAGCAGCAGCCAAAGCACAGCTAGCAAATCAAAACAAACATGGTGACAACAGCAGTGAGACTGGCAGTAGAGGTGGAGGCCCAGGTAGGGTTGatggtaatggtggtagtagtggagTTGGGCATCCCAGCTGCATAGAGAGGCCCAGTAGCAGCACTTTAAACCCCATGCTTCCCCCTAA CACCATGCCCTCCATTgcggaagcagcagcagcagggggcCAGAGCGGTCGGGCTGCCCTCCGGGACAAGCTCATGgcccagcagagagacagaggagaccccCTGCTCCGTAAGCGCAAGCAGCAGCCGCCAGGCCCCACCGCCCAACAACCCCTCAACCACCACGACAGTATGGTCTTCAACATGCTCAACAAGCCTCCTAACATGGGTGGAGGTCCAGGTCCCAGGCTACCACCACCAAGCTCAGCAGAACAGTTGAGGAAAGTGGCCCGGCTTGGGGCCTACCGACCAAC CCCCATGGCCCAGCTGCTTCAGTCCATGAGCAACCACAACAACCACCATAACCAGCACCAAGGCCCTGTAGGCCCCCCAGGACCTGGTCAGATGCACTACAGCGATGTGGCTGGGTCATGCCTCCTGGAGCCTCCCAGCAGCAAGAACCTACTGGCCCAACAGAGGATGCTAGGCCAAGGGGAGGGTCAAGGTATGTACTGCCGGAGTATGGACTCTGGAGTCCCTCATTACTCAAGCCCTCGGTTCCCAGGGTTGATGAACCAGATCCAGGCCAATTCGTTGGTGAACTGTGGCCCTCTGGGGCCCGGTGGACAAGTGGGCCTTGGCCCAGGGAACATGCCCCTGAGCCACCATCCTAACACTAACCCARCACCACTGTCCCACCCAAGTCAACATCCACatcagcagcagcacagccaccTTCACGCTGCGCTGGGACGGACTAGTATGTCAGGAAGGACACTCGGCAACAATGATGGGAGTTGTGGTCCAACCATCTCTGAGCCAG GAGACCCATCTAACCTAGTGAACTGCAGCATGGCCAGCCTCCAGCCCCACGTCATCAACAGCTCAAGCAGTGGTGGTGGTACCCAGGTGTTCCAGCAGCATCatgcccagcagcagcagcttcaTCAGGGCATTCAGCGGGCCATGCAGGGCCTCCCTCCTGGCTACA GCTCACAGCAACCTGGCTTCCCTG ACAACAACTCCTCCAACTCCCACCCTATGGCCTGCCTGTTCCAGAACTTCCAG GGGTGTTTGCCAGAC AACGACATTTCAGTCCCTCACTCACAGATGATCTCTCAGTCCggtatgacatcacttcctgagtCTCAGGGGATGCTGTCACACACCCAGTTTGGTGTCAGCCAACGGGGGATGCAGCAGACGCAGGGGAGGGGGCTTCCCCCAGGGATGCACGGCTCTGATAGGCTACCCAGCGGAGGGGTGGAGTCTGTAGACGCCATCTACAGGGCTGTGGTGGATGCTGCCAGTAAAGGAATGCATGTAGTCATCACCACCACGGTTAGTGGCACTACCCAGTCCAGCCCTGTACCCACTCTCAGCACCATGACTGCCTTCACTAACTCCGTAGGGGAGCCGGTCAGCATCAACCACAACCTCKCTCACAGCCATGCTGCAGTCAGCCATAGTGGCCAGCGGGTAGCGCACCAGGAGGGGGAGCAGACACCGACCCTGAGCCAACAGCCCAGACCCAGGCAGGTCAGAGCAGGACYGCCRCGGAAGAACTCTGGTCAGGGGAAGAGTACTGTTAGCATCCCCGAGGGTCAGGGAGCACTTCCAGAGGCCTCCCACCAGGACTACTTCAGATCCCCAGGCCATGGCACCCCCAGGGGGCAGTGGGAAGGCGAGACTGGGTACCCTGGAAGTCTGGACAGAGGTCACACGGCATGGGGTGGTGAGGAATTCCTAGAGTGCTCCACTCATGTCCGCAGCAGCCCCTGTATGGAGAGACCTGGGAGTCTAGCTCCTGCACCCTCCTGTCCAGCCGACAGCGCCCCCCACGAAGGtcaccaccactctctccccgTCCCCTCAGACAAGGCCTTCCTGGAGGATGGATTCAACCGCTTCAACAACTGCAACCGGACGGCCGTGAACATCGTTAACTACAAAGAGAGGTTGGATCAGACMGTAGAGAGATGCGCCCATATGAACGGAGGTGGCGTCGGACCCCCCCAGGTCCAGTTCTCTCTACGGGGGTACGGTGTGTCTGACCCCCTCGGCCCCCCCAGACAGGGGGACCTAACCGGGGACGACCAGTCTCCCAGCTCCTCCACCAGCCTGGAGGGTCCGTTGGTTAAAGAGTACGTGGGCCACTACAACGGTCACTTCAACGGAGGCTGTGCCCCCAGCCCGTCTGACACCAAGTCCCTGAGCAGCGAGGAGGACCTGAGGCAGCCYGACAGCCCCTCGTCAGAGATGCTCCACTATAGACCCAGGACGTTTAACATGGGGGATCTGGTCTGGGGACAGGGCTTTAAAGGGTTCCCATCCTGGCCTGGTAAACTGTCAGGGGAGGAGGCGGGGCACAACCATCACCACCATGGCCGCCTGCAGCTCAGAGAGGACAGCAAGGTGAGATGTCTTCGGAGAGAGGTGAAAGAAAAATACACACCCACAAATCTAGTTTTCTTTCATCTTTCACTATTGCTTACTTTTGTACCTTTAGAGATGAAAATTAATGTCGGGATCACTACTTCTTGA
- the orc4 gene encoding LOW QUALITY PROTEIN: origin recognition complex subunit 4 (The sequence of the model RefSeq protein was modified relative to this genomic sequence to represent the inferred CDS: inserted 3 bases in 2 codons; deleted 1 base in 1 codon): protein MSKRKVKETHMPVGECISQVQMILRERFCHQRLPEKPVGMESQHKHLLELLRRTAVHGESNSVLIVGPRGSGKTMLLNCVLRELLEVKDVNKNVLPVXLNGLLQTDDRIALKEITRQLNLENVVGDKVFGSFAENLAFLLEALKKGDRSSSRPVLFILDEFDLFAHHKNQTLLYNLLDVSQSAQAPIAVIGLTCRLDVLELLEKRVKSRFSHRQIHLLSSLSFIQYLDNVRSQLSLPQDFPDTKFYDEWNDGIKTLCEDQPVVDVLQRHYNSSKDFRSLHLLLMLALSRVSASKPAIKPTDLLEASRVCMVDSKANILHGLSILELCLIIAMKHLNDIYEGEPFNFQMVHNEFKKFLQRKSRSIHNFDKPVVIKAFEHLQQLELIKSMDSSQLKIQKEFQLMKLMLNNSQIXEALQKYPQCPXDVKQWAMSALG from the exons ATGAGTAAACGAAAAGTGAAAGAAACACACATGCCAGTCGGCGAATGTATTTCTCAG GTTCAGATGATATTGAGGGAGAGATTCTGTCATCAGAGACTTCCTGAAAAGCCAGTGGGAATGGAATCACAACACAA ACACCTGCTGGAGCTGCTGAGGAGGACAGCTGTCCATGGAGAGAGTAATTCTGTACTCATCGTTGGACCCAGGGGATCTGGGAAAACAATG CTCCTGAACTGTGTCTTGAGAGAGTTGCTGGAGGTGAAGGATGTCAATAAGAATGTGTTACCTGTCCWCCTGAATG GTCTTTTACAGACTGATGATAGAATAGCGCTCAAAGAAATCACACGCCAGCTCAATCTGGAGAATGTTGTTGGAGACAAAGTGTTT GGTAGTTTTGCAGAAAACTTGGCCTTCCTTCTTGAGGCGTTAAAGAAAG GTGATCGTAGCAGCAGTCGGCCTGTCCTCTTCATTCTGGATGAGTTTGACCTGTTTGCCCACCATAAGAACCAGACTCTGCTCTACAACCTCCTGGATGTCTCCCAGTCTGCCCAGGCTCCCATCGCTGTGATCGGCCTCACCTGCAGACTG GATGTCCTGGAGCTGCTAGAGAAGAGGGTCAAGTCCAGGTTCAGCCACAGACAGATTCACCTGCTCAGCTCCCTGAGCTTCATACAGTACCTGGACAACGTCCGCTCACAGCTCAGCCTGCCACAAGACTTCCCCGACACCAAGTTCTATGACGAGTGGAATGACGGCATCAAG ACGCTATGTGAAGACCAACCAGTGGTGGACGTCTTACAAAGACATTATAACTCCAGCAAAGACTTCCGTTCCTTGCACTTGTTACTG ATGCTGGCTCTGAGCCGTGTGAGTGCATCTAAACCTGCCATCAAGCCCACTGATCTTCTGGAGGCCAGTAGAGTCTGTATGGTGGACTCTAAAGCAAACATTCTTCATG GCCTGTCCATTCTTGAACTGTGCCTGATAATTGCCATGAAACACTTGAATGACATCTATGAAGGAGAGCCGTTTAACTTCCAGATGGTTCACAATG aGTTCAAGAAATTCCTGCAGAGGAAATCCCGTTCTATCCATAACTTTGACAAGCCAGTCGTCATAAAG GCGTTTGAACACCTGCAGCAGTTGGAGCTGATTAAGTCT ATGGACAGCTCACAGCTAAAGATCCAGAAGGAGTTCCAGCTGATGAAACTTATGTTAAACAACAGCCAGA ATGAGGCCCTGCAGAAATACCCACAATGCCC AGATGTCAAACAGTGGGCCATGTCTGCTTTGGGTTAA